A region from the Triticum aestivum cultivar Chinese Spring chromosome 3D, IWGSC CS RefSeq v2.1, whole genome shotgun sequence genome encodes:
- the LOC123077262 gene encoding signal peptidase complex catalytic subunit SEC11C translates to MKIRHALTQSVTFLVMVVALLVLVPEGTMLVTGVKTPAMAVLSESMEPAIRRGDMVFVHNMSNEPFRIGEIILFKVDGFEHPVVHRVIKVHKHRDTGEIRILTKGDNNSVDDQFLYPVGQPWLQPHDIIGRVASYLPYVGWPSVFISEAYKMLQSGGSTTTPQVHWVTM, encoded by the exons ATGAAGATCCGGCACGCGCTCACCCAATCCGTCACCTTCCTCG TCATGGTCGTTGCATTGTTGGTGCTGGTGCCGGAGGGAACGATGCTAGTGACGGGTGTCAAGACACCCGCTATGGCGGTTCTGTCGGAAAGTATGGAGCCTGCAATTAGAAGG GGCGATATGGTGTTTGTGCACAACATGAGCAATGAACCTTTCCGCATAGGAGAGATCATTCTTTTCAAAGTTGATGGCTTTGAACATCCAGTTGTCCATCGTGTGATCAAG GTTCACAAGCACCGGGATACCGGAGAAATTCGAATACTCACCAAAGGAGACAACAATTCAGTGGACGATCAGTTTCTCTATCCAGTTGGGCAGCCCTGGCTTCAGCCGCATGATATTATTGGACGGGTTGCGAG CTATCTGCCATATGTTGGATGGCCTAGTGTTTTCATCAGCGAAGCTTATAAG ATGTTGCAGAGTGGTGGAAGCACTACAACTCCACAAGTACACTGGGTCACAATGTAA